Proteins co-encoded in one Desulfitobacterium hafniense DCB-2 genomic window:
- a CDS encoding YitT family protein — MTPYSEGALLWNREVLCLKPWDVIKRIGKFIGIALGASMVAYSVQGFIVQAGLGGGGIGGIALLLFYTLGLPIGIVNFVLNLPLFALGWKEVNRIFVAKTFFGIIIYSLALDFFQGIQPLALNDVFLSALYGGVLGGVGSGFVFRLGGSLGGTDIIAKVIQRRFGWAMGTTMLVINALVIIASWAILGPKMALYTLVSMFTFSKTVDVISSGLPAKSVTIISNQSDQLIQRILQELGRGVTFLHGQGGYSAAEKNVIICVVGISELGHLKRIVREEDPQSFIIVQTATEVVGQGFALE, encoded by the coding sequence ATGACACCTTACAGTGAGGGAGCGTTATTGTGGAATAGGGAGGTACTTTGCTTGAAACCGTGGGACGTGATCAAGAGGATTGGCAAATTTATCGGCATCGCTTTAGGGGCGAGCATGGTGGCCTACAGTGTTCAGGGGTTTATCGTGCAGGCCGGCCTTGGCGGAGGCGGCATCGGCGGCATCGCTTTGCTTTTGTTCTACACTTTAGGCTTACCCATCGGCATTGTCAACTTCGTCCTCAATCTTCCCTTGTTTGCTCTGGGTTGGAAAGAAGTCAACCGAATTTTTGTCGCTAAAACCTTTTTTGGCATCATCATCTATTCCTTAGCTTTGGATTTTTTCCAAGGAATTCAGCCTTTGGCATTAAACGATGTCTTTCTGAGCGCACTTTATGGCGGTGTCCTGGGAGGGGTGGGTTCAGGCTTTGTGTTCCGTTTAGGCGGCAGTCTGGGGGGAACAGATATCATCGCTAAAGTTATCCAGCGCCGGTTTGGCTGGGCTATGGGCACGACGATGCTGGTCATCAATGCTTTGGTGATTATCGCTTCCTGGGCTATTTTGGGCCCTAAAATGGCCCTTTATACCTTAGTATCCATGTTCACCTTCAGCAAGACGGTGGATGTCATATCCAGTGGTCTTCCTGCCAAATCTGTAACCATTATCTCCAATCAATCGGATCAATTGATTCAGCGCATTCTCCAGGAATTAGGAAGAGGCGTGACCTTCCTGCATGGACAAGGCGGCTATTCTGCAGCGGAGAAAAATGTTATTATCTGTGTGGTCGGTATATCTGAGCTGGGACATTTAAAGCGAATCGTCCGGGAGGAAGATCCGCAGTCGTTTATTATCGTGCAGACAGCCACAGAGGTGGTCGGGCAAGGATTCGCCCTGGAGTAG
- a CDS encoding DUF4878 domain-containing protein, translated as MIKKARKMLTWAGLMLVMGFLLAGCGATPPATASGDLTPKQAAELIYHDLVFHDVGVEKVTVTQCLFEDINTAVVDVTYSTHDGKNISQKATLIKLNGQWQIDGHDH; from the coding sequence ATGATCAAAAAGGCAAGAAAAATGCTAACCTGGGCAGGGCTTATGCTGGTTATGGGATTCCTTCTGGCGGGGTGCGGCGCTACCCCACCGGCCACTGCCTCCGGTGACCTGACCCCTAAGCAGGCTGCCGAGCTTATTTACCATGATTTAGTCTTTCATGATGTTGGTGTCGAAAAGGTAACTGTAACCCAATGCCTTTTTGAGGACATCAATACGGCTGTGGTGGATGTGACCTATTCCACCCATGACGGCAAAAACATCTCACAAAAAGCAACCTTAATCAAATTAAATGGCCAATGGCAAATAGACGGCCATGATCATTGA
- the addB gene encoding helicase-exonuclease AddAB subunit AddB → MRFIVGRAGTGKSTLCRQEIHKESQEHPEGLPLILLVPEQATHQMEMSLAHDPQSGGILRAQVLSFRRLGWRVFSEVGGGGKAVIGEVGKRMLLRRLLLNHRSDLRVFARSATRPGMADLLAQAIAEFKIYRITPDQLRGIEDADELLLQKTHELAFLYEELNKSLGTAARDPDDELNLVAGKISQAPFLQGAKIWVDGFKGFTPQELYVIQAMLGTAAEITVSLPLDPELLKAGTPRFKPGEELFYEPRQTYQGLVDLAREAKASISHVFLTETHRFEKAGLKHLERFYNAYPTQTFPGGDDSTAPDPLGIALFPAANKRAEVEGVARELRRLAREEGRTWRDCSVVTRDLPGYQGIIEQVFNAHEIPYFLDHKRPVIHHPLLELLLSAIETVQKDWAYEPLFRCLKTDFFPCSKDRIDRLENYCLAYGIHGSAWKGNRSWSYYPDPNHKEETAGLNETRQIIYDLFSPFDQAIRPHPEAGGPSVTVAQITEAIYELLIRLKVPEHLQEWAEAAHSRGDLAEAQLQNQIWDAVIQVLDELVAGLGEEVMDLSDFAMILTSGLENLQLGLIPPGYDQVLVGSLDRSRNPETAVLFLLGANDGILPGKPSDEGVFDELERLRLESKGIMLAPKGKVQVYEEQYFIYTALTRAREQLYISYPLTDEEGRGLTVSPVIHRLKMIFPGLPEKYLSLDEEEPGALPHPYALLPAYALHLQKLRQGSSLSPLWQAIRLWFLSQTAAFPQVQLLEKGLRDQNEEGKLPQPLARQLYGKRLVTSVSRLELFARCPFAHFAQYGLKLKERSNYRLSPPDMGQFFHAVLHDYAIALRERGLDWGELSKEQSWQLVNETAEPIALQLQNKILLSNARYRYLTHKLKRTVHHAVRVLGEHARQGVFLPMELEVKFGPQEALPPLEVPLSGGNSLLLRGQIDRIDGAVLGHEIYLRIFDYKSREAHVSLNQIYHGLDLQLLAYLDAALQGAQILVSSSGLAEGSKGSEGSEGSEDSEDSTIHPAGFLYFPVLEPQLKSKTLLYPEQLEKDRIKAVKVKGYLLADRQVLLAMDRDLENSSLLGIKLTKSGEFKKGSPILTEEQFALLRKHLQHFLRCSGEALLEGDISITPYRQGKHTACQFCSYKPLCHFDPYLPENNYRNLPVIQDEEFWQRVQSQDSEQYPEQHPPTSVPGETSRRALQKDGGNSPRGQELIWLGEDEAGAGKEDDGHE, encoded by the coding sequence ATGCGTTTTATAGTGGGGCGGGCCGGTACGGGAAAAAGCACACTTTGTCGGCAGGAAATACATAAGGAAAGCCAGGAGCATCCTGAGGGCTTACCGCTTATTCTGCTCGTTCCCGAACAAGCTACCCATCAAATGGAGATGAGCCTGGCTCATGATCCTCAATCCGGTGGAATTCTCAGAGCTCAGGTTCTGAGCTTTCGTCGCTTGGGCTGGCGGGTTTTTTCCGAAGTGGGCGGGGGAGGAAAGGCAGTGATTGGCGAAGTGGGCAAACGAATGCTCCTGCGCCGGCTGCTTTTAAACCATCGTTCCGATTTGCGGGTGTTTGCCCGTTCCGCTACCCGTCCCGGCATGGCCGACCTCTTAGCCCAGGCCATTGCGGAATTCAAGATTTACCGGATCACCCCGGACCAGCTGAGGGGAATTGAGGATGCTGATGAATTGCTGCTGCAAAAGACCCATGAATTAGCCTTTCTCTATGAGGAGTTGAATAAGTCTCTAGGGACGGCGGCCCGGGATCCAGATGACGAGCTGAACCTGGTGGCCGGGAAAATCTCTCAGGCACCCTTTCTGCAGGGGGCAAAAATCTGGGTGGATGGGTTTAAAGGATTTACCCCTCAAGAGCTTTATGTTATTCAAGCCATGCTGGGAACGGCTGCCGAGATAACGGTTTCCTTGCCCCTTGATCCTGAGCTGCTCAAAGCAGGAACTCCCCGCTTTAAACCTGGTGAGGAGCTTTTTTATGAGCCCAGGCAGACCTATCAAGGGCTTGTGGATTTAGCCCGGGAGGCTAAAGCCTCGATCAGCCATGTTTTCCTTACGGAAACCCATCGCTTTGAGAAGGCCGGCCTTAAGCATCTGGAACGATTCTATAATGCCTATCCCACTCAGACCTTTCCCGGGGGAGATGACTCCACAGCTCCCGATCCTCTGGGCATCGCCCTGTTTCCCGCCGCCAATAAAAGAGCTGAGGTGGAGGGAGTGGCACGGGAGCTGCGGCGCCTGGCCAGGGAAGAGGGCAGAACATGGCGGGATTGCAGCGTCGTAACCCGCGATTTACCGGGCTATCAGGGGATCATCGAGCAGGTTTTTAATGCTCATGAGATTCCTTACTTCCTGGACCATAAACGCCCGGTTATTCATCATCCTTTGTTGGAGCTGCTTTTATCGGCGATTGAAACGGTGCAAAAAGATTGGGCCTATGAGCCCCTCTTCCGCTGTTTGAAAACTGATTTTTTCCCTTGTTCTAAAGATCGGATCGACCGTTTGGAAAACTACTGCCTTGCTTATGGAATCCACGGCAGCGCCTGGAAGGGCAACCGCTCCTGGAGCTATTACCCTGATCCCAACCACAAGGAAGAAACGGCAGGCCTTAACGAAACCCGGCAGATCATCTATGATCTGTTCAGCCCTTTTGATCAGGCCATCCGCCCCCATCCGGAAGCCGGCGGCCCCTCGGTCACCGTCGCCCAGATCACGGAGGCGATCTATGAGCTTCTCATCCGCCTCAAGGTTCCCGAACATCTTCAGGAGTGGGCGGAGGCAGCCCACAGCCGGGGGGATCTAGCTGAGGCCCAATTGCAAAACCAGATTTGGGATGCCGTGATCCAGGTGCTGGATGAGCTGGTGGCAGGCTTAGGAGAGGAAGTCATGGACCTGTCCGACTTCGCCATGATCCTTACTTCCGGCCTGGAGAATTTGCAGCTGGGCTTAATTCCTCCCGGCTACGATCAGGTTCTGGTCGGTTCACTGGACCGTTCCCGCAACCCGGAAACAGCCGTGCTCTTTTTGTTGGGAGCCAATGACGGAATCCTGCCGGGAAAGCCCTCTGATGAAGGGGTTTTTGATGAATTGGAGCGGCTCCGCCTGGAGAGCAAAGGGATTATGCTGGCCCCCAAGGGTAAGGTGCAGGTGTATGAGGAGCAATACTTTATCTATACTGCCCTCACACGTGCCCGGGAGCAGCTCTATATCAGTTATCCTCTTACCGATGAAGAGGGCAGAGGGTTAACGGTGTCTCCGGTGATCCATCGGCTGAAGATGATTTTTCCCGGGTTGCCGGAAAAATATCTCAGCCTCGATGAGGAAGAACCAGGGGCCCTCCCTCATCCCTACGCTCTGTTGCCGGCTTATGCTTTGCACCTGCAGAAGCTCCGCCAAGGCAGCTCTCTTTCACCCCTATGGCAAGCCATACGGTTGTGGTTTCTCAGCCAAACGGCAGCCTTTCCCCAAGTGCAGCTGCTGGAAAAAGGGCTCCGGGATCAAAACGAGGAAGGGAAGCTGCCCCAGCCTTTGGCCAGGCAGCTCTACGGCAAACGCCTGGTCACCAGTGTTTCCCGCCTGGAACTCTTCGCCCGCTGCCCCTTTGCCCACTTTGCCCAATATGGGCTTAAGCTGAAAGAACGCTCCAACTACCGCCTTTCGCCGCCGGATATGGGACAATTCTTTCATGCCGTCCTCCATGATTATGCCATTGCCCTGAGAGAGAGAGGGCTTGATTGGGGAGAGCTCAGCAAGGAGCAGTCCTGGCAGCTGGTGAATGAGACAGCCGAGCCGATCGCCCTGCAATTGCAGAATAAAATTCTCTTGAGCAATGCCCGTTACCGCTACTTAACCCATAAGCTGAAGCGGACCGTTCATCATGCGGTCCGTGTCCTGGGAGAACATGCCCGGCAGGGAGTGTTTCTGCCCATGGAATTAGAGGTGAAATTCGGTCCCCAGGAGGCACTGCCGCCCTTGGAAGTACCCTTAAGCGGGGGCAACTCCCTTCTGCTCAGGGGTCAGATTGACCGCATTGACGGGGCCGTTCTCGGCCATGAAATCTACTTAAGAATCTTTGATTATAAATCCCGGGAAGCTCATGTCAGCTTAAATCAGATCTATCATGGACTGGATTTGCAGCTCTTGGCCTATCTTGATGCAGCCTTGCAGGGGGCCCAGATTTTAGTATCCTCCTCCGGTCTGGCGGAGGGCTCAAAGGGCTCTGAGGGTTCAGAGGGCTCCGAGGATTCTGAGGATTCAACGATCCACCCCGCCGGATTTTTATATTTCCCGGTTCTTGAACCTCAACTCAAATCCAAAACACTGCTCTATCCTGAGCAGTTGGAAAAGGATCGCATTAAAGCCGTTAAAGTCAAGGGCTATTTGCTGGCCGACCGTCAGGTCCTGCTGGCCATGGATCGGGATCTGGAGAATTCCAGCTTGCTGGGCATTAAACTCACGAAGAGCGGAGAATTCAAAAAAGGTTCGCCGATTCTTACGGAAGAGCAGTTTGCTCTCCTCAGGAAGCATCTTCAGCATTTCCTGCGGTGCAGCGGCGAGGCCCTCCTGGAGGGTGACATTTCCATCACTCCCTATCGGCAGGGCAAGCATACAGCCTGCCAATTCTGCTCTTACAAACCATTATGTCATTTTGATCCCTATCTGCCTGAGAATAACTATCGGAATTTGCCGGTCATCCAGGATGAAGAATTTTGGCAGCGTGTGCAAAGCCAGGACTCCGAGCAGTACCCTGAGCAGCACCCTCCCACCTCTGTTCCTGGGGAAACCAGCCGCCGGGCGCTCCAGAAGGATGGGGGAAATAGCCCCAGGGGTCAGGAGCTGATCTGGTTAGGAGAAGATGAAGCAGGCGCTGGAAAGGAGGATGACGGCCATGAATAA
- a CDS encoding RNA polymerase sigma factor — MQADSFDEIYEELFPILYRFVRLRVPQSDVEDVTAEVITKIWRALPNFEGKSTLKSWALRIAYHHIADFYRTRKGKGMQIVSLSEEIKSTQATDDHSDHLLTVLSVSETLAKLSEQQVAVIQLRLIEGFSAIEVAQILGITQQAVDSLLYRAKKSFRKYYELENAGGIR; from the coding sequence GTGCAAGCGGACTCCTTTGATGAGATTTATGAAGAGCTTTTTCCTATTCTTTACCGTTTTGTACGTTTGCGGGTACCGCAAAGTGATGTTGAGGATGTAACCGCTGAAGTGATTACTAAAATCTGGCGAGCATTGCCTAATTTTGAGGGGAAAAGTACCCTGAAATCCTGGGCGCTCCGCATCGCTTATCATCATATTGCCGACTTCTACCGAACCCGCAAGGGGAAAGGGATGCAAATAGTATCGTTAAGTGAGGAAATAAAATCTACCCAGGCGACAGATGATCATAGTGACCATTTATTGACCGTGCTGAGCGTAAGCGAAACACTGGCCAAGCTTTCTGAACAACAAGTGGCAGTGATACAACTCAGGCTTATTGAAGGATTCAGTGCCATCGAAGTAGCTCAGATTCTGGGCATAACCCAGCAAGCTGTGGATAGTCTCCTGTATCGAGCAAAGAAGAGCTTCCGGAAGTATTACGAGTTGGAGAATGCAGGGGGAATTCGATGA
- a CDS encoding UvrD-helicase domain-containing protein, producing the protein MNNPKWTPAQQAAIDLKGQLLVAAAAGSGKTAVLVQRLFKQITDVDEQVDVDRFLVVTFTKAAAAEMRERIGKALDEALFGAAEPAQVEHLLQQRALLYRASITTLHSFCMELIRQYFYLIELDPAFRVADEAEADLLRQDTLEDLFEAYYGEETPAFQSLVDAFGTDRDDQPLMASILRLHEFAMSQVHPGEWLEHLPAAYDWHSLDDLMESPWGQVVRQGVRDKVEEGLILLERAYRLAELPGGPVHYLPVLEDDQSRLGFLREMAEKGTWSDIETAFKSAAAFPGLPRGSKKNLPDSLIDEENSKRLREESKKARDEAKKKLEEIKNTVFSVPLTDQLPFLNKMGELVGTLAQVTQHFAREYQKAKRQRNCVDFSDLEHYALQLLAKDKQPTEIALKLQAYYAEVLVDEYQDINPVQERILQLVSRQEEGKANLFMVGDVKQSIYRFRMADPGLFLRKYGEFPHYQEGGGAAPNLVIDLNQNFRSRPEVIQGINYLFYQIMTEGAGEIVYDEQAALRPGAKFVSDGELRTAEGPIEVHLFDPKAIDLSLGQKRGAEDAATEVDSPAKGEGEEFEQNREPESGDDESSLEEAETARIEARLVAARIQKMVLEREFQIHDKELGDYRPVQYADIVILMRSLASVASVYAEEFQKAGIPVYAETNSGYFGTNEVDTVLSLLKIIDNPRLDIPFAAVLRSPLVGMNGTELGKLRSLLPQGDFYETLVLTFWAGDAHRQEEGHEFYSEIREILGKHWESLPQLEVKVRHILETSPEIKEKVDAFFPKLQEWRHRSRRTSLADLLWHLYEDTGYLAYVGTLPAGAQRQANLRVLYDRACRYEATNYRGLFRFLRFLEKFQSQGKDLGNASIVGEKENVVRFITVHSSKGLEFPVVFIAGLGKKFNTRSLSSQLLLHSHLGVGIPLIDIENQVRYPSVIQYAVKERLWQEALAEELRILYVALTRGKERLFLFGHQHKLAEAINKWRSLALSCPDTAFPDGQLRGAKTYLDWLGPALVRHPEDLFKLGSFPTASELPDSSSQWKVILHDQIAGKGPVQEATSSQDEIILPDQETLGEREASEETEIPGETEASGKTEIPGETKNSEETKTSEDKKNLEAQTPETADLDTKNLQEEVFRQLNWQYPYPEGVNQSAKTSVSELKRQSLWYMDNEYSSPSSSSSSSPSALSAPSFLRPQFIVSRKELTPAERGTAVHAAIQHLPLALWRDTWEELAQEVRESMLQEHIDSLIRREILSAEQGGAVSVSQLKNLLDSTSGKRLWEAEEVRREVPFTLSLRLRAQKEPVLVQGIIDAVLLSHQEHEAQVMDFKTDNLAGVPDPELVLTQRYGLQLGLYALAVERLLKVPVRECIIYATSLNREFVMQREAVQAALESVVIV; encoded by the coding sequence ATGAATAATCCCAAATGGACCCCGGCCCAGCAGGCGGCCATTGACTTGAAGGGGCAGCTTCTCGTAGCGGCGGCTGCCGGTTCGGGTAAGACCGCAGTTCTTGTCCAAAGGCTCTTCAAGCAGATTACGGATGTGGATGAGCAAGTGGATGTGGATCGGTTTCTGGTGGTGACCTTTACGAAAGCGGCCGCCGCAGAAATGCGGGAACGCATCGGGAAAGCTCTGGATGAAGCGCTCTTTGGGGCGGCGGAGCCTGCTCAGGTGGAACACCTCCTGCAACAGAGGGCCTTGCTTTATCGGGCCAGTATCACCACCCTGCACTCATTTTGTATGGAACTGATTCGTCAGTATTTTTACCTTATTGAGCTGGACCCGGCTTTTCGCGTAGCCGATGAAGCGGAAGCGGACCTGCTTCGCCAGGATACTCTTGAAGATTTGTTTGAAGCGTATTACGGGGAGGAGACACCGGCCTTTCAAAGCCTGGTCGATGCCTTCGGCACCGATCGTGATGATCAGCCTTTGATGGCCTCCATTCTTAGGCTTCACGAATTTGCCATGAGCCAGGTCCATCCTGGGGAGTGGCTGGAACACCTGCCGGCAGCGTATGATTGGCACAGCCTTGATGACCTGATGGAAAGCCCCTGGGGGCAGGTGGTCCGGCAGGGGGTTCGGGATAAAGTGGAGGAAGGTCTTATCCTCCTGGAGCGGGCCTATCGGCTGGCCGAGTTGCCGGGAGGTCCTGTTCATTATCTGCCTGTTCTGGAAGACGATCAATCCAGGTTGGGTTTTCTGCGGGAAATGGCGGAGAAGGGGACTTGGAGTGACATCGAGACGGCCTTTAAGTCAGCGGCAGCCTTTCCCGGCCTCCCCCGGGGAAGCAAAAAAAATCTGCCGGACTCCTTGATTGATGAGGAAAACAGCAAGCGCTTGCGGGAAGAAAGTAAAAAAGCCCGTGATGAGGCCAAAAAGAAGCTGGAAGAAATCAAGAATACGGTGTTTTCAGTACCCCTGACCGATCAGCTCCCGTTCCTGAACAAGATGGGGGAATTGGTCGGCACTCTGGCTCAGGTCACCCAACACTTTGCCCGGGAGTATCAAAAAGCCAAGCGGCAAAGGAATTGCGTGGATTTTTCCGATCTGGAACACTATGCCTTACAGCTCCTGGCCAAGGATAAACAGCCTACGGAAATTGCCTTAAAACTCCAGGCCTACTATGCGGAAGTTCTGGTGGATGAATATCAGGACATCAATCCCGTTCAGGAGCGTATTTTGCAGCTGGTTTCCCGTCAAGAGGAGGGGAAGGCCAATCTGTTCATGGTAGGGGATGTCAAGCAGAGCATTTATCGTTTCCGGATGGCCGATCCCGGACTTTTTCTGCGCAAGTATGGGGAGTTTCCTCATTATCAGGAAGGGGGGGGAGCTGCCCCTAATTTGGTCATTGACCTCAACCAAAATTTCCGCAGCCGCCCTGAAGTGATCCAAGGGATCAATTATCTTTTCTATCAGATCATGACGGAGGGAGCAGGGGAGATCGTCTATGATGAGCAGGCTGCCCTGAGACCGGGAGCTAAATTTGTCTCCGATGGGGAGCTTAGAACCGCTGAAGGCCCCATTGAAGTTCATTTATTTGATCCTAAGGCCATCGATCTTTCCCTGGGTCAGAAAAGAGGAGCTGAAGATGCAGCCACGGAAGTGGATTCACCGGCTAAGGGTGAGGGTGAGGAATTTGAGCAGAATCGGGAGCCGGAATCAGGCGATGATGAATCATCACTGGAAGAGGCGGAAACAGCCCGTATTGAAGCCCGTTTAGTGGCAGCCCGCATTCAAAAAATGGTTCTGGAGAGGGAATTTCAGATTCATGATAAGGAACTGGGCGATTATCGGCCGGTACAGTATGCGGATATCGTGATTCTTATGCGCTCCCTGGCCTCGGTAGCCTCTGTGTATGCCGAAGAGTTCCAGAAGGCGGGAATCCCTGTCTATGCAGAAACCAACAGCGGTTACTTTGGAACCAATGAGGTGGACACAGTCTTATCCTTGCTCAAAATCATCGATAACCCACGTCTGGATATTCCCTTTGCGGCAGTGCTCCGTTCTCCTCTGGTAGGGATGAATGGAACGGAGTTAGGGAAATTGCGCTCGCTGCTTCCCCAAGGAGATTTTTACGAAACCCTGGTCCTGACCTTTTGGGCAGGTGATGCTCACCGACAAGAAGAGGGGCATGAATTTTACTCAGAAATCAGGGAGATTTTAGGCAAGCACTGGGAGAGCTTACCGCAACTGGAGGTTAAAGTCAGGCATATCCTGGAGACATCACCCGAGATCAAAGAGAAGGTGGATGCCTTTTTCCCCAAGCTGCAGGAGTGGCGGCACCGTTCCCGGCGGACCTCTCTGGCCGATTTGCTGTGGCATCTCTACGAAGATACCGGATATCTGGCTTATGTAGGAACCTTGCCTGCCGGTGCACAACGTCAAGCGAATTTACGAGTTCTCTATGATCGGGCCTGCCGTTACGAAGCGACAAATTATCGGGGCTTATTCCGTTTCCTGCGTTTCCTGGAGAAATTTCAAAGCCAGGGCAAGGATCTGGGCAATGCCAGCATAGTGGGGGAAAAAGAGAACGTGGTCCGCTTCATAACCGTGCATTCCAGTAAAGGGCTGGAATTCCCGGTCGTCTTCATAGCCGGGTTAGGGAAGAAATTTAATACCCGCAGCCTCAGCAGTCAGCTCTTGCTTCACTCACACTTAGGGGTGGGCATTCCTTTAATAGATATAGAGAATCAGGTTCGTTACCCATCTGTTATTCAATATGCCGTGAAAGAGCGTCTATGGCAGGAAGCCCTTGCCGAAGAGCTGCGGATCCTTTATGTAGCCCTTACCCGGGGCAAGGAGCGTCTCTTCCTCTTTGGGCATCAGCATAAGCTTGCGGAGGCTATCAACAAATGGCGGAGCTTAGCCCTGTCCTGCCCCGACACGGCCTTTCCCGACGGTCAGCTGCGGGGGGCCAAGACCTACCTGGATTGGCTCGGGCCGGCTTTAGTACGTCATCCTGAGGATTTGTTCAAACTCGGCTCTTTCCCCACAGCCAGTGAACTTCCTGATAGCTCATCCCAGTGGAAAGTGATCCTTCATGATCAGATCGCCGGCAAGGGACCTGTTCAAGAGGCAACCAGCTCTCAAGATGAAATCATTCTCCCAGATCAAGAAACCCTTGGAGAAAGAGAAGCTTCTGAGGAAACGGAAATTCCCGGAGAAACGGAAGCCTCGGGAAAAACGGAAATCCCTGGAGAAACAAAAAACTCTGAAGAAACGAAAACCTCTGAGGATAAGAAAAACCTTGAAGCCCAAACGCCTGAAACGGCGGACTTGGATACTAAAAATTTACAGGAGGAAGTTTTCCGGCAGCTTAACTGGCAGTATCCTTACCCTGAAGGGGTCAATCAATCCGCTAAGACCAGTGTCAGTGAATTGAAACGGCAGTCATTATGGTACATGGATAATGAATACTCGTCTCCATCTTCATCCTCATCTTCATCTCCGTCCGCCTTGTCCGCGCCCAGTTTTCTGCGCCCTCAATTCATTGTGTCCCGGAAGGAATTGACGCCTGCGGAACGAGGCACAGCAGTGCATGCCGCCATTCAGCATTTACCCTTGGCCCTATGGCGGGATACTTGGGAGGAGCTGGCTCAGGAAGTCCGCGAAAGCATGCTTCAAGAGCATATCGACTCCTTGATCCGGCGGGAGATTCTCAGTGCAGAGCAGGGGGGAGCGGTATCCGTTTCCCAGCTAAAGAATCTGCTGGACTCCACCAGCGGCAAACGTCTCTGGGAAGCTGAAGAAGTGCGGAGAGAAGTTCCCTTTACCCTCTCCTTGCGTCTCAGGGCCCAAAAAGAACCGGTGCTTGTACAGGGCATCATCGATGCAGTGCTGCTCTCTCATCAGGAGCATGAGGCCCAGGTTATGGATTTTAAGACTGATAATTTAGCAGGGGTGCCCGACCCGGAGCTGGTTTTAACCCAGCGCTACGGACTCCAGCTGGGGCTGTATGCCCTGGCGGTGGAAAGGCTGCTCAAGGTCCCTGTCCGGGAATGCATCATCTATGCAACCTCCCTTAATCGTGAGTTTGTTATGCAGAGAGAGGCTGTTCAAGCTGCTCTGGAGTCGGTGGTTATAGTGTAG
- a CDS encoding DUF4349 domain-containing protein has protein sequence MMKKDAYNLWEQEGDLEKMKLFFHETRPDSEQKERIKQLTLEKIRVEELNAAAVGESPRNILIPDLPPKESWGGRAQRRLKSFWWRWQWKLALPVAAVVMFAFIGIGMESLKDFPKGFGAGFTSNSSANTAPQDSGSRENISMAAPKESAQKRAPESYGAGGAPEVMIGMSDMAAEERGALKESPQSAPSTQNAPIMPIPEPQAPPAADDLAKKITYTLNASIQVEDVSQALARVTEEITSLGGYVVNSSESSYQNNSSAYATFKIPSQQLEGFKGRLEEYGKVLNNSTDSLDVTNEYYDTQSKLRNLQAQETRYLEILKEAKTVDEILHIESYLSSTRMQIEQLQGQVKLWDHQVAYSTVSINFQNTPNPVSVDEPWRPVAWANTWQAAQDAVLKTISSTWNGINYLVVGIAYALPYLLGGAVLFGVYKTVKKVRRPK, from the coding sequence ATGATGAAAAAGGATGCATATAACTTATGGGAGCAGGAGGGCGATTTAGAGAAGATGAAGCTTTTCTTTCATGAAACTCGCCCTGATTCAGAGCAAAAAGAACGGATTAAACAGCTTACTCTGGAGAAGATTCGCGTGGAGGAGCTGAATGCTGCTGCCGTCGGTGAATCACCGCGGAATATTCTCATTCCCGATCTCCCGCCCAAGGAGTCATGGGGAGGCAGAGCCCAGAGAAGGCTGAAATCTTTTTGGTGGAGATGGCAATGGAAGCTGGCTTTGCCGGTGGCGGCGGTAGTTATGTTCGCCTTTATCGGGATTGGCATGGAAAGCCTTAAGGATTTCCCCAAAGGATTTGGGGCAGGCTTTACGTCAAACTCCTCGGCAAACACCGCGCCACAGGATTCAGGGAGCCGGGAAAATATCAGTATGGCGGCCCCCAAAGAATCGGCTCAAAAAAGAGCCCCGGAGAGCTATGGGGCAGGCGGAGCGCCTGAGGTTATGATCGGTATGTCGGATATGGCGGCGGAGGAAAGGGGAGCGCTTAAGGAAAGCCCCCAAAGTGCCCCAAGCACCCAAAACGCCCCTATTATGCCCATCCCCGAACCCCAGGCTCCTCCGGCCGCTGACGACCTGGCCAAGAAAATCACCTATACTCTGAATGCCAGCATCCAGGTTGAGGATGTCTCCCAGGCTCTCGCCCGGGTTACTGAGGAGATCACAAGCCTGGGGGGATATGTGGTGAATTCATCAGAAAGCAGCTATCAAAACAACAGTTCTGCTTACGCCACCTTTAAGATCCCATCCCAGCAGCTGGAGGGTTTCAAGGGCCGCCTGGAAGAGTACGGCAAGGTTTTGAATAACTCCACCGATTCTCTGGATGTTACCAATGAATACTATGATACCCAGTCAAAACTGAGGAATTTACAGGCTCAGGAAACACGCTATCTAGAGATTCTTAAAGAGGCCAAAACTGTGGATGAGATCCTGCATATCGAGAGCTATTTAAGCAGTACACGGATGCAGATCGAACAATTGCAGGGACAAGTCAAACTTTGGGATCATCAGGTTGCCTATTCCACAGTAAGCATCAACTTTCAGAACACCCCCAACCCTGTCAGTGTGGATGAGCCCTGGCGGCCTGTTGCCTGGGCCAATACCTGGCAGGCTGCCCAGGATGCTGTTCTGAAAACCATCAGCTCAACCTGGAACGGTATCAACTACCTTGTGGTCGGCATCGCTTATGCCTTGCCTTACCTTCTGGGAGGCGCGGTTCTCTTTGGAGTGTATAAGACAGTTAAGAAAGTCAGACGCCCCAAATAA